From the genome of Gracilibacillus salitolerans, one region includes:
- the dhaL gene encoding dihydroxyacetone kinase subunit DhaL, with translation MIILTVDKTKDWMKEIQQRMADNKDQLTALDQAIGDGDHGINMARGFHEVVAKINHATYDSVADVLKSAAMTLMAKVGGASGPLYGTAFLKMSLAMQGKEVDQDVFKQSINDAAEGLQDRGKADFGEKTMYDVWKQVSNFLEEEDVEDWHGILEVCQATIEDTREMTATKGRASYLKERSRGHVDPGSMSSFYIFEALDEVLDLEA, from the coding sequence ATGATAATATTAACGGTTGATAAAACAAAGGATTGGATGAAAGAAATCCAACAAAGAATGGCTGATAATAAAGATCAATTAACTGCGCTGGATCAAGCGATCGGAGATGGTGATCATGGCATTAATATGGCGCGTGGATTCCATGAAGTTGTTGCCAAAATCAATCATGCAACCTATGATTCAGTTGCAGATGTCCTCAAAAGTGCGGCAATGACATTAATGGCAAAAGTAGGTGGGGCATCAGGGCCATTGTATGGAACTGCTTTTCTGAAAATGTCATTAGCTATGCAAGGTAAAGAAGTAGATCAAGATGTTTTTAAACAGTCTATAAATGATGCAGCGGAAGGTCTTCAGGATCGTGGTAAAGCAGATTTTGGTGAGAAAACAATGTATGATGTATGGAAACAAGTGTCGAATTTTTTAGAAGAAGAAGACGTTGAAGATTGGCATGGCATACTTGAGGTGTGTCAGGCAACTATTGAAGACACACGAGAAATGACCGCCACGAAAGGCCGCGCTTCCTATCTCAAAGAACGTTCTAGGGGACATGTTGATCCAGGTTCCATGTCGTCATTTTATATTTTTGAAGCATTAGACGAAGTACTTGATTTGGAGGCCTAA
- the dhaM gene encoding dihydroxyacetone kinase phosphoryl donor subunit DhaM has product MTQKVGIIIVSHSFQIGEGVKVLIDQVIEDVPISLACGTEDNDIGTSIEKIQGAIEQVASDSGAIIFYDLGSAKMNAEMAIELLESSSIRIAEEIPVVEGSYIAAVESNLGKSLEEIMSSLEKIKINM; this is encoded by the coding sequence ATGACACAAAAGGTAGGAATCATTATCGTTTCTCACAGTTTTCAAATAGGCGAAGGAGTCAAAGTGTTGATTGATCAAGTTATCGAAGATGTGCCAATTTCGCTAGCTTGTGGCACGGAGGACAATGATATTGGAACGAGTATTGAAAAAATTCAAGGAGCCATCGAGCAAGTAGCAAGTGATAGTGGCGCTATTATCTTTTATGATTTAGGCAGTGCAAAAATGAATGCAGAAATGGCGATAGAGTTACTGGAGTCTTCAAGTATTCGTATCGCTGAGGAAATTCCGGTCGTAGAGGGATCTTACATTGCTGCTGTGGAATCTAATTTAGGTAAGTCTTTAGAGGAAATTATGTCTAGCTTAGAGAAAATTAAGATAAATATGTAA
- a CDS encoding carbohydrate binding domain-containing protein, which produces MSRKRLYLFIILVLTISLISTNLWVPKIKANSPTSVIEWDENRQHIDGFGGSGAFQKPSYIMELPEPQRTKILDMIFSQEKGIGLSMVRNLVGDGEAASTIQPEPGKFVWDEPDWESAKDDFDKDQIWFMREAEKRGVTTFFSSVWSPPAWMKTNDSVNGTGEGKLKRENYQDFADYLAEYVLGYKEHFDLDISYISIANEPHYGPSYSGAVWTPEEMNIFIRDYLGPTFEERNVPAKIVMPEHMHFTEEYALPALNDPVTADYIDVVASHAYGIGTDVPEFPVSTEKGKTIWQTEYMNQGEAKQSYEFNTIRDGLRHANLIGDMFDVTGISAYFWWWPAAVNGADGSDLIRLTTDEDEEVNGMFRVFKRYYALGNYSRFIRPGYMMIGSDKSPVEGVQITAYKDPETNNFSIVATNNKDTKQEITLKLDQFPEKIKELVPYRTSGNENLKKLDDVKVTNNGKAVTINLKSNSVTTFIPKEHELPAFEDMKDVFSSYEAEENDGQSKGIPKSKEKTYIKHVRNGDYIKYENVNFADGTANGQPGMEHILSMDATVKSIDGGSIEIRLDDPVAGPVVGEISVSNDNSNEWETFSTMIDTNPSDGAFGFHDMYLVFKGDSRKKLFAVDKFTFNDGIDEPIELEKHLFDYEDGTTNGWKGRGGSEILEATQKEKQSGEFSLKTTNRTSSWHGPSIDITDMVVKGEEYEFSAYFRFVDALKTPSTVKFMLEITDLGGTTYLPLEEVETNNSEWFPLTGNYMISQDISSIKLYVETSKPEDSFYIDNVIIEPIN; this is translated from the coding sequence ATGAGTAGAAAAAGGCTTTATCTGTTTATCATTTTAGTATTAACAATTAGCTTAATCTCAACTAATCTTTGGGTACCGAAAATAAAAGCTAATTCACCAACTAGTGTTATTGAATGGGATGAAAATCGACAGCATATAGACGGATTTGGCGGATCAGGAGCTTTTCAGAAACCATCATATATTATGGAACTTCCAGAACCCCAAAGAACGAAAATTTTAGACATGATTTTTTCTCAAGAGAAAGGCATTGGGTTATCCATGGTACGTAACTTAGTTGGAGATGGTGAAGCTGCTTCAACAATCCAACCTGAGCCTGGGAAATTTGTATGGGATGAGCCGGATTGGGAATCAGCCAAAGATGATTTTGACAAAGATCAAATTTGGTTTATGAGAGAGGCAGAAAAACGAGGAGTTACTACATTTTTTAGTTCTGTTTGGAGTCCTCCTGCCTGGATGAAGACAAACGATAGTGTAAACGGTACGGGAGAAGGCAAATTAAAACGAGAAAATTATCAAGATTTCGCCGATTATCTAGCTGAGTATGTACTAGGCTATAAAGAACATTTTGACCTTGATATATCTTATATTTCGATTGCAAACGAACCACATTATGGTCCAAGTTATTCTGGAGCCGTTTGGACGCCAGAGGAAATGAATATATTTATTCGAGATTATCTTGGCCCAACCTTCGAAGAAAGGAATGTTCCAGCTAAAATTGTAATGCCTGAACATATGCATTTTACTGAAGAGTATGCACTTCCAGCATTAAATGATCCTGTTACGGCGGATTATATTGATGTCGTTGCTTCACACGCGTATGGTATTGGAACAGATGTACCAGAATTTCCGGTATCCACAGAAAAAGGTAAAACGATTTGGCAGACTGAATATATGAACCAAGGGGAAGCCAAACAATCTTATGAATTCAATACGATAAGAGATGGACTTCGTCATGCTAATTTGATTGGAGATATGTTTGATGTAACTGGGATTAGTGCATACTTCTGGTGGTGGCCTGCTGCTGTTAACGGTGCAGATGGTTCTGATTTAATACGTTTGACCACAGATGAAGACGAGGAAGTAAATGGAATGTTTAGAGTTTTTAAGAGGTATTATGCACTTGGTAACTACAGCCGCTTTATTCGTCCTGGGTATATGATGATCGGATCAGACAAATCTCCTGTTGAAGGTGTACAGATTACCGCGTATAAAGATCCGGAAACAAATAATTTTAGTATCGTTGCTACTAATAATAAGGATACAAAACAAGAAATCACTTTAAAACTGGATCAATTCCCCGAAAAAATAAAAGAACTTGTTCCATATCGAACATCTGGTAACGAAAATTTAAAAAAATTAGACGATGTGAAGGTTACGAATAACGGAAAAGCTGTTACGATAAATTTAAAAAGTAATAGTGTAACAACATTTATTCCAAAGGAACATGAATTACCAGCATTTGAGGATATGAAGGATGTATTTTCAAGTTATGAGGCAGAAGAAAATGACGGGCAATCGAAAGGTATTCCTAAAAGCAAGGAAAAAACATACATTAAACATGTGAGGAACGGCGACTATATCAAGTATGAAAATGTTAATTTTGCAGATGGTACAGCTAATGGACAACCTGGAATGGAACACATTTTATCAATGGATGCTACTGTGAAGTCAATAGACGGGGGATCGATTGAAATTCGACTTGATGATCCAGTAGCCGGGCCGGTCGTAGGAGAAATATCTGTTTCAAATGATAACTCTAATGAATGGGAAACCTTTTCGACCATGATTGATACAAATCCGTCTGATGGTGCGTTTGGTTTCCATGACATGTACCTTGTATTTAAAGGAGATAGCAGGAAAAAGCTTTTTGCTGTAGATAAGTTTACTTTCAATGATGGAATTGACGAGCCTATCGAACTGGAAAAGCATTTGTTTGATTATGAAGATGGCACAACGAATGGCTGGAAAGGTAGAGGAGGATCAGAAATATTAGAAGCTACACAAAAAGAGAAGCAATCTGGTGAATTTAGTTTAAAAACAACTAATCGGACTTCCTCCTGGCACGGACCTTCTATTGATATTACAGATATGGTTGTGAAAGGAGAAGAATACGAATTCTCTGCCTATTTCCGTTTCGTTGATGCACTTAAAACTCCGAGTACGGTGAAATTCATGCTTGAAATAACCGATTTAGGAGGCACAACTTATTTACCACTTGAAGAGGTAGAAACCAATAACAGTGAATGGTTCCCATTAACAGGAAACTATATGATCAGTCAGGATATTTCTTCCATAAAATTGTATGTAGAAACTTCCAAGCCTGAAGATTCATTTTATATCGATAATGTTATAATCGAGCCAATAAACTAA
- a CDS encoding helix-turn-helix domain-containing protein — MDKLFSVKYRLSGNPDHQKLHSHEDFEIFMFHKGVCRYLINNQIYDLLPGDILLMDGLPLHKPNIPEEDEYIRSHIHFIPEVMEPVLHSMKAIELLNVFHHSHHYLIRTNNMQSIQQIEEIFKKMDQVNQSINMLDSEKEWELKFLLGQLLVQINYLFRDTCSQVNKESSSKTEHAEKIASYIQQHFQHKITISEIAYNLCLNKSYVSHVFKEMTGYTIMEYVMACRLKQVKYLLEAEEKKPVQEIAYESGFENISHFSRYFKEKIGIPPREYRKKRLAIYHNASEYKSLNL; from the coding sequence GTGGATAAATTGTTCTCCGTAAAGTACCGATTAAGTGGAAATCCGGATCATCAAAAACTACATTCCCATGAAGATTTTGAAATTTTTATGTTCCACAAAGGTGTTTGTCGTTACCTTATTAACAATCAAATCTATGATTTACTACCTGGTGATATTTTGTTAATGGATGGACTTCCCCTTCATAAACCCAATATCCCCGAAGAGGATGAATACATTAGAAGTCATATCCATTTTATTCCAGAAGTTATGGAACCAGTCTTACATTCTATGAAGGCAATAGAATTACTAAATGTCTTTCATCATTCTCATCATTACCTGATTCGAACAAATAACATGCAAAGTATTCAACAGATAGAAGAGATTTTTAAAAAGATGGATCAGGTTAATCAATCTATTAATATGTTGGATTCCGAGAAAGAATGGGAATTGAAATTTCTGCTAGGTCAATTGCTGGTGCAGATAAATTACCTATTTAGAGATACCTGTTCGCAAGTAAATAAGGAATCTAGCAGTAAAACGGAACATGCTGAAAAAATCGCTTCTTATATTCAGCAACATTTCCAACATAAAATAACTATTTCAGAAATAGCGTACAACCTTTGCTTAAATAAATCATATGTATCGCACGTTTTTAAAGAAATGACAGGATATACAATCATGGAATATGTAATGGCATGTCGGTTGAAACAAGTTAAATATTTGCTGGAAGCAGAAGAAAAGAAACCAGTGCAGGAAATCGCGTATGAGAGTGGTTTTGAAAACATTTCACACTTTAGTCGATATTTTAAAGAAAAGATCGGCATCCCCCCTAGAGAATATCGAAAAAAACGTCTTGCAATTTATCATAATGCGAGTGAATATAAATCTCTTAACCTATAA
- a CDS encoding Gfo/Idh/MocA family protein, with protein sequence MVNQISVLLVGIGGYGNVYTKNLFHGNHESVFVKGVVDIAPERSKFYQEFKDKNIPIYDSMDQFYQENQADLAIISTPIHLHKEQACLAMEKGSHVLCEKPATANREHLQQMIETRDRTKKKLAIGFNWSFTDSIQSLKQDILAGEFGRPFRMKSLVLWPRNADYFNRTGWAGKKYSPDGEMIFDSVANNATAHFLHHLLYLSGDSIETSAEIDQISAELYRANPIETFDTCAIHLHTKNDVEIVYLASHAIADEHRPKYTLEFEDATITYHPEGERGDIVAKWHDGREKVYEDPENIHSVKLDVMIEAVRNEKQSILCGPEAASAHVNAIFGIHQSVKDIPKFPKHWIAYDEERKLTTVQGLDETLKQCYQQFCLPNDLGVEWSKPGKIVKF encoded by the coding sequence ATGGTTAACCAGATTTCCGTTTTATTAGTTGGTATTGGTGGTTATGGTAACGTATATACAAAAAACCTTTTCCACGGAAACCATGAAAGCGTATTCGTTAAAGGTGTGGTCGATATTGCACCTGAAAGGTCTAAGTTTTATCAGGAATTCAAAGATAAAAATATACCAATCTATGATTCAATGGACCAATTCTACCAAGAGAATCAAGCTGATCTTGCCATAATTTCCACACCTATTCATTTACATAAAGAACAAGCATGTCTTGCAATGGAAAAAGGCAGTCATGTACTGTGTGAAAAACCGGCAACAGCTAATCGAGAGCATCTGCAGCAAATGATTGAAACAAGAGATCGTACGAAGAAAAAATTAGCAATTGGCTTTAACTGGTCATTCACTGATTCTATTCAGTCATTAAAACAAGATATTTTAGCTGGAGAATTCGGTCGTCCCTTCAGAATGAAAAGTCTTGTTCTGTGGCCGAGAAACGCTGATTACTTCAACCGGACTGGATGGGCTGGAAAAAAATATAGTCCAGATGGAGAAATGATTTTTGATAGTGTAGCCAATAACGCAACTGCTCACTTCCTGCATCATCTTCTCTATTTATCCGGTGATTCGATTGAAACAAGTGCAGAAATTGATCAAATTTCAGCTGAATTATACCGTGCAAATCCAATAGAGACATTTGATACGTGTGCCATTCATCTCCACACAAAGAATGATGTTGAAATCGTTTATCTCGCTTCACATGCGATTGCAGATGAACATCGACCTAAATATACATTAGAGTTCGAAGATGCGACGATTACTTATCATCCTGAAGGCGAGCGCGGTGATATCGTAGCGAAATGGCATGATGGTCGCGAAAAAGTCTACGAAGATCCCGAAAATATTCATAGTGTAAAATTGGATGTAATGATCGAAGCAGTACGTAATGAAAAGCAAAGCATTTTATGCGGGCCTGAAGCTGCAAGTGCACACGTGAATGCAATTTTCGGAATCCACCAGTCTGTGAAGGACATTCCAAAATTCCCGAAACATTGGATTGCTTATGATGAAGAAAGAAAACTAACTACTGTTCAAGGATTAGATGAAACATTAAAACAATGCTATCAACAGTTTTGCCTGCCAAATGATTTAGGTGTCGAATGGAGCAAACCGGGAAAGATAGTAAAGTTTTAA
- a CDS encoding helix-turn-helix transcriptional regulator: MLKDIRIEPFGIQLYESKHHAGDRIEEHHHQVYQLLYALEGTGKIILDGKEYLLEQDHLTFITPLTPHAIISDHKLTVLVLAFDRRIKDGTNTDLFEKTLYESKFISLNPFNSSEIRQLLRTMLYEQAHSSLHQETALRTYLSQLLLLIARGEKNNDKVDANTLRAERLKEYIDSHYFDWIHAEDLATRLGISTRHMNTIFKETYSMTPIQYLTEVRVGLAKKILAETDKDIASICFEVGFESISTFYRAFKNSTEISPNKYRTKQQHIDQLPEKE, translated from the coding sequence ATGCTAAAAGATATTCGAATCGAACCATTCGGTATACAACTATATGAAAGTAAGCATCACGCAGGTGACCGTATCGAAGAGCATCATCATCAAGTCTATCAACTACTTTATGCACTTGAAGGGACAGGTAAAATCATCTTAGATGGTAAAGAATATCTTCTTGAACAGGATCATCTAACATTTATTACACCTTTGACACCACATGCGATTATCTCAGATCATAAGCTAACTGTCTTAGTGCTTGCCTTTGACAGACGAATTAAAGATGGAACGAACACAGATTTATTTGAGAAAACATTATATGAATCTAAATTTATCAGCTTAAACCCTTTTAATAGCAGTGAAATCCGTCAATTGTTGCGTACAATGCTTTATGAACAAGCTCATTCCAGCCTTCATCAGGAAACGGCATTACGAACCTATTTATCACAGCTCCTCCTTTTAATTGCACGTGGCGAGAAAAACAATGACAAAGTCGATGCGAATACGTTGAGAGCAGAACGGTTAAAAGAGTATATTGATTCTCACTATTTTGACTGGATCCATGCAGAAGACTTGGCCACAAGATTGGGAATTAGCACGAGACATATGAATACTATCTTCAAAGAAACCTACTCTATGACACCGATTCAATATTTAACAGAAGTGCGAGTAGGTCTGGCGAAGAAAATATTAGCAGAAACCGATAAAGATATTGCTTCGATCTGTTTTGAAGTTGGATTTGAGTCAATCTCCACTTTTTACCGAGCCTTTAAAAATAGTACGGAGATTTCTCCTAATAAATATCGGACTAAACAACAGCATATTGATCAATTGCCGGAAAAAGAGTGA
- a CDS encoding Gfo/Idh/MocA family protein has translation MAEHKIGIIMNGVTGRMGTNQHLIRSIKAIREQGGVLLKNDDKLMPDPILIGRNEKKLKALADAHGIERYSTDLEEALADDYNEIYFDSQTTVRRADSIKQAIAAGKHIYCEKPTATNLEGSVELAKLAREAGVKNGVVQDKLFLPGLLKLKRLIDSGFFGQMLSVRMEFGYWVFEGDWQEGQRPSWNYRKEDGGGIIVDMFAHWRYVIDNLFGNVKSVSCLGATHIPERVDENGETYKATADDAAYGTFELDNGVIVQANSSWAVRVNRDDLLTIQVDGTEGSAVAGLRDCKVQHRVNTPKPTWNPDIENPFDFQAQWQEVPTNDVFDNGFKVQWELFLKHVFADEEFPWDLLEGAKGTQLSDLGLQSWEERRWVEVPDIKL, from the coding sequence ATGGCAGAACATAAAATAGGTATTATTATGAATGGGGTAACAGGAAGAATGGGAACGAACCAACACTTAATTCGTTCTATTAAAGCAATCAGAGAACAAGGTGGCGTTTTGTTAAAGAATGATGATAAATTAATGCCAGATCCTATTTTAATAGGTCGTAACGAAAAGAAACTGAAAGCGTTAGCAGATGCGCATGGCATTGAGCGTTATTCAACAGACTTAGAGGAGGCGCTTGCTGACGATTATAATGAAATCTATTTTGACTCACAAACAACAGTAAGGCGTGCTGACAGCATTAAACAAGCGATAGCTGCTGGTAAACATATCTATTGCGAAAAGCCAACTGCTACTAATCTGGAAGGATCTGTTGAACTAGCAAAACTGGCAAGAGAAGCAGGGGTAAAAAATGGCGTAGTGCAGGACAAATTATTCTTGCCAGGTCTACTAAAGTTGAAGCGACTTATCGATTCCGGTTTCTTCGGACAAATGCTATCAGTAAGAATGGAATTTGGATATTGGGTATTTGAAGGGGACTGGCAAGAAGGGCAGCGTCCATCCTGGAACTATCGTAAAGAAGACGGTGGGGGGATTATAGTTGATATGTTTGCTCACTGGCGTTATGTAATTGACAACCTTTTTGGCAATGTGAAATCAGTGTCATGCCTTGGTGCTACTCATATTCCAGAGCGTGTCGATGAAAATGGTGAAACATACAAAGCAACTGCAGATGATGCAGCATATGGAACGTTTGAGCTAGATAATGGAGTCATTGTGCAGGCGAATTCTTCCTGGGCAGTGCGTGTGAACCGTGATGATTTATTAACGATTCAAGTCGATGGTACTGAAGGTAGTGCAGTTGCCGGTCTTCGTGATTGTAAAGTACAGCATCGTGTGAATACACCAAAGCCAACGTGGAATCCGGATATAGAAAACCCATTTGATTTCCAAGCACAATGGCAGGAAGTACCGACAAATGATGTGTTTGACAATGGTTTCAAAGTGCAATGGGAGTTATTCTTAAAGCATGTGTTTGCGGATGAAGAGTTTCCTTGGGATTTACTTGAAGGAGCGAAAGGAACGCAGCTTTCTGACCTTGGTTTACAATCATGGGAAGAGAGACGCTGGGTAGAGGTACCAGACATCAAATTGTAA
- a CDS encoding dihydrodipicolinate synthase family protein, translated as MTKLILPNKDRKLYTYQASNYTPFDIPKDKPFEQRTAFSAAHVVADPLADADPTLNSQIDWDKTMEYRHYLWSLGLSVAEAMDTAQRGMGLSWEGAKELISRSTKEAKSVGGNIASGVGTDHLDPSPSVTLEEVERAYEEQVSFVEAEGGKIILMASRALAACAKGPEDYQRVYNKILQNVSQPVILHWLGDMFDPALKGYWGHEDLDEAMDVCLQIIRDNESKVDGIKISLLDDQKEIGMRRLLPDSVRMYTGDDFNYPALIKGDEQGYSHALLGIFDAIAPAAAAAMHALDAGDLATYDQLLEKTVPLSRHIFQTPTFSYKTGVVFMAYLNGHQDHFRMIGGKESARSIVHLSDLFVMADEAGLLRNPEIATERMRLALELAGVKQEGTS; from the coding sequence ATGACTAAGCTAATTTTACCGAATAAGGATCGAAAACTATATACTTATCAAGCTAGTAATTATACACCTTTTGACATTCCAAAGGATAAACCTTTTGAACAAAGGACTGCATTCTCGGCTGCCCATGTGGTAGCCGATCCATTAGCGGACGCTGATCCAACGCTTAATTCTCAAATAGATTGGGATAAAACAATGGAATATCGCCATTATTTATGGTCACTTGGATTATCAGTAGCGGAAGCAATGGATACTGCACAACGTGGAATGGGGTTAAGTTGGGAAGGTGCGAAGGAATTAATTTCGCGCTCCACTAAGGAAGCCAAATCTGTTGGAGGAAATATTGCAAGCGGGGTTGGAACAGATCATCTGGATCCATCTCCTTCTGTTACATTGGAAGAAGTGGAGAGAGCATATGAAGAGCAAGTTTCTTTTGTCGAAGCAGAGGGTGGGAAAATTATATTAATGGCAAGTCGAGCGCTTGCTGCTTGTGCAAAAGGACCTGAAGATTACCAACGTGTCTATAATAAAATTTTACAAAATGTTTCCCAGCCGGTTATATTGCACTGGTTAGGCGATATGTTCGATCCGGCACTAAAAGGATATTGGGGACACGAAGATTTAGATGAAGCGATGGACGTTTGCCTGCAAATCATTCGTGACAATGAATCAAAAGTAGATGGAATTAAAATCTCCCTTTTAGATGACCAAAAAGAAATCGGGATGCGCCGTCTCTTACCAGACAGTGTAAGAATGTATACTGGCGATGATTTTAACTATCCAGCGTTAATCAAGGGAGATGAGCAAGGATACAGTCATGCCTTGTTAGGAATCTTTGATGCGATTGCTCCAGCGGCAGCAGCTGCTATGCATGCTTTAGATGCAGGAGATTTGGCAACATATGATCAATTATTAGAAAAAACAGTACCATTGTCTCGTCATATTTTCCAGACACCAACTTTTTCTTATAAAACAGGTGTTGTCTTTATGGCATACCTTAATGGACACCAGGACCATTTTCGCATGATCGGTGGCAAAGAAAGTGCGCGTTCGATTGTTCATTTGTCTGATTTATTCGTGATGGCAGATGAGGCAGGCTTGTTACGAAATCCAGAAATAGCTACAGAAAGAATGCGTCTAGCATTAGAATTAGCTGGCGTTAAGCAGGAGGGTACATCATGA
- a CDS encoding sugar phosphate isomerase/epimerase family protein, translating to MTGEKLMGRLSLNQITTEQWNLQEAVEGCVRHDVPWISVWRHKIEEIGLKKSKQLIKDAGLQVSSVCRGGMFPAATAKERAERIDDNKRAVEEAAELGTDTLVLVCGPSADKDIDTAREQVAEGIDTLVPFAKDYGVKLAIEPLHPMFAADRSVINTMNQATTIAEKYHPSEVGVIVDVYHVWWDPNLYVEIERAKDRILGFHVSDWKVPMDDMFKGRFMMGDGVIEINRMRKAVEKAGYHGPIEVEIINQSLWDRDGNDVLQEVKQSFAKHV from the coding sequence ATGACAGGTGAGAAATTAATGGGCCGTCTCAGTTTGAATCAAATCACAACGGAACAATGGAATCTTCAGGAAGCGGTAGAAGGTTGTGTACGTCATGATGTACCTTGGATCTCGGTTTGGCGTCATAAAATCGAGGAAATCGGTTTGAAAAAATCGAAGCAACTGATCAAAGATGCTGGTTTACAAGTGTCCAGTGTCTGTCGTGGTGGTATGTTTCCGGCTGCTACTGCAAAAGAAAGAGCAGAAAGAATTGATGACAATAAACGAGCAGTAGAAGAAGCAGCAGAATTAGGTACGGATACATTAGTATTAGTTTGTGGACCAAGTGCCGATAAAGATATTGATACGGCAAGAGAACAAGTTGCAGAGGGGATTGACACATTAGTCCCTTTTGCCAAAGATTATGGCGTGAAACTTGCTATTGAACCATTGCATCCAATGTTTGCCGCAGATAGATCCGTTATTAACACGATGAACCAAGCAACTACTATCGCTGAAAAATATCATCCAAGTGAAGTAGGTGTCATTGTTGATGTCTATCATGTTTGGTGGGATCCAAATCTTTATGTGGAGATCGAGAGGGCAAAAGACAGAATTTTAGGATTTCATGTGTCTGATTGGAAAGTGCCTATGGATGATATGTTTAAAGGCCGTTTTATGATGGGAGACGGTGTAATCGAAATCAACAGAATGAGAAAAGCAGTAGAAAAAGCAGGTTATCACGGTCCAATAGAGGTAGAAATCATTAATCAATCATTATGGGATCGTGACGGGAATGACGTATTGCAAGAGGTCAAACAAAGCTTTGCAAAACATGTATAA
- a CDS encoding glycoside hydrolase family protein, with product MNSKKVTAPLFRDPIYDGAADPTVIWNHVEKEWWMVYMNRRATSRRMDVSWVHGTDLGIATSKEGNQWLYCGIIEDLDIEKGRNTFWAPEIIYHEGIYHMYVSYIKGVPDSWSGHKRHILHYTSDNLWNWIYQSTLSLSSGYVIDAAVHKLPNGKWRMWYKDEQNHSHTYAADSDDLYHWESVGPVIIGFPHEGANVFFWQEQYWLIIDEWSGQGVYQSKDCVNWQRNSKILDKDGIRKDDQGVGLHADVLVVNDKAYIFYFTHPDRAKGYGKDSYLSKRSSIQVAELEIENGILTCHRDKNLILHLS from the coding sequence ATGAATTCGAAAAAAGTTACAGCACCATTATTTAGAGACCCGATTTATGATGGTGCTGCCGACCCGACTGTGATTTGGAATCATGTGGAAAAAGAATGGTGGATGGTCTATATGAACCGAAGAGCAACAAGCCGGCGAATGGATGTATCCTGGGTTCATGGGACAGATTTAGGCATCGCAACTTCAAAGGAGGGCAATCAATGGCTATATTGCGGAATTATCGAAGATTTAGACATCGAAAAAGGGCGCAATACATTTTGGGCACCTGAAATTATTTATCATGAGGGCATTTATCATATGTATGTTAGCTATATTAAAGGTGTACCAGATAGTTGGTCTGGTCATAAACGACATATATTACACTATACAAGTGATAATTTGTGGAATTGGATCTACCAAAGCACATTGTCATTAAGTTCTGGGTATGTGATTGATGCAGCTGTACACAAGTTGCCGAATGGAAAATGGCGAATGTGGTATAAAGATGAGCAGAATCATAGCCACACATATGCCGCTGATAGTGATGATTTATATCATTGGGAATCAGTAGGTCCGGTGATTATCGGATTCCCGCACGAAGGAGCTAATGTGTTTTTTTGGCAGGAACAATATTGGTTAATTATTGATGAATGGAGTGGACAAGGCGTATATCAATCAAAAGATTGCGTGAATTGGCAGAGGAACAGTAAAATTTTAGATAAAGATGGGATTCGAAAAGATGATCAAGGAGTTGGTCTCCACGCGGATGTATTAGTCGTTAATGATAAAGCATATATTTTTTATTTTACGCATCCTGACCGTGCGAAAGGTTACGGAAAGGATTCTTATTTATCGAAACGTTCCTCGATCCAGGTAGCTGAATTAGAGATCGAAAATGGCATACTTACCTGTCACCGGGATAAAAACCTAATATTACATTTGTCCTAA